A window of Juglans regia cultivar Chandler chromosome 7, Walnut 2.0, whole genome shotgun sequence contains these coding sequences:
- the LOC109014655 gene encoding uncharacterized protein LOC109014655, which yields MSDLNANENEREANPSASKVLRAAAHQLIDDLVQNPSGRQHEQKVAYATFKLTGEAKRGWISERTIREAKGTEIVNWLHFKQIFLERFFPSSFREDKAMEFATLVQGTMTVHQYAARFTELSRFATYLIPDEEKKAHKFEQGLNEKLYERVVGFQIRNFSEMVNKATVFERTLQRIAALHEQRKRATPTGYHSGVDQGSWKKRNECSSSGKRLVQGTQQAYQCRICNRIHAGVCRMEAGLCFRCGKPGHYLRDYPSQLNSNRPPPPRAEGTVQGNFQRTTTPALVFALTPVKAEGREGLITASYHTSIDCFKKEVVFRPPKESEFRFTRSKVRLVPPIISAIQIGKLLRDGRQGFLGCVVEAPKEELKLEQIPVVSEYPKVFQEDLSRLPPEREVEFAIELVPGTGPLSKAPYRMAPSELVELKEQLQDLLDKGFIRPSVSPWRTPLQGAQVFSKKDLQSGYHQLKIRAEDVAKTAFRTRYGHYEFLVMPFGLTNAPVVFMDLMNKVFHEFLDKFAVVFIDNILIYSKRKTEHEEHLKLVLRTLRDKQLFAKLKKCEFWLDSITFLGHVVSKDGISVDRGKVEGVVIWYDRQLPVLGFHVSYGAHETTGGAFTDIGTQVQFVDEI from the exons ATGTCGGACCTGAATGCAAATGAGaacgaaagggaagcaaacccgAGTGCTTCCAAAGTACTACGAGCAgctgcacatcaattaattgatgaccttgtgcaGAATCCCTCGGGTCGCCAAC ATGAGCAAAAGGTGGCGtacgccacattcaagcttacTGGGGAAGCGAAGAGGGGGTGGATTTCTGAAAGAACTATCAGAGAAGCAAAGGGGACAGAGATAGTCAATTGGCTGCATTTCAAACAAATCTTTCTTGAGCGCTTCTTCCCTAGCTCGTTTCGTgaggacaaggctatggaatttgccaccttAGTGCAAGGAACAATGACGGTACATCAGTATGCAGCTAGGTTTACTGAGTTATCCCGTTTTGCTACTTATTTGATTCctgatgaggaaaagaaggcgcACAAATTTGAGCAAGGACTAAATGAGAAACTTTATGAGCGTGTGGTGGGTTTTCAGATTAGGAACTTCTCAGAAATGGTGAATAAGGCCACAGTTTTTGAAAGAACCCTCCAAAGAATTGCTGCATTGCATGAACAAAGAAAAAGGGCTACTCCTACTGGGTATCATTCTGGCGTGGACCAGGGATCATGGAAAAAGAGGAATGAATGTAGTAGTTCGGGTAAGAGGCTAGTTCAGGGCACCCAACAAGCATATCAGTGTAGAATTTGCAATCGAATACATGCCGGAGTATGCAGGATGGAAGCGGGACTATGTTTCCGTTGTGGCAAACCGGGTCACTATCTCAGGGACTACCCATCGCAATTAAACAGCAACAGGCCACCACCACCCAGAGCAGAAGGGACAGTGCAAGGCAACTTCCAGCGTACTACTACGCCTGCACTGGTTTTTGCTTTGACACCTGTGAAGGCTGAGGGTAGGGAGGGCTTGATCACCG CTTCCTATCACAccagtattgattgttttaaaaaagaagtggtTTTCagacccccaaaagaaagtgaatttcgGTTCACAAGGTCGAAAGTGAGGTTGGTTCCACCCATCATTTCTGCCATTCAAATTGGAAAATTGTTACGTGATGGTCGTCAGGGATTCTTAGGCTGTGTGGTTGAAGCACCGAAAgaagagttgaagttggaacagATACCTGTTGTGAGTGAATATCCAAAGGTTTTCCAAGAAGATTTATCTAGACTTCCACCCGAGCgagaggtagagtttgctattgaactAGTCCCAGGCACGGGACCCCTTTCGAAAGCACCATACCGAATGGCGCCGTCTGAATTGGTGGAACTCAAGGAAcagttgcaagatttgttggataagggtttcatcaggcccaGTGTATCACCTTGGAGAACTCCT cttcagggtGCTCAGGTATTTTCAAAGAAGGATCTTCAatcgggttaccatcaattgaagatcagaGCAGAAGACGTGGCTAAGACGGCGTTCAGGACCcgatatggccattatgagtttttggtcatgccttttggtctgACTAACGCCCCAGTAGTATTCATGGACTTGATGAACAAGGTAttccatgagtttttggataagtttgcgGTTGTCTTTATTGATAATATACTGATATATTCCAAAAGGAAGaccgagcatgaagaacatttgaagttggtactCAGGACACTCAGAGATAAGCAgttgtttgctaagttgaagaagtgtgaattttggcttgattcaatcacgtTTCTAGGACATGTAGTTTCGAAAGATGGCATTTCAGTGGATCGAGGAAAAGTGGAAGGAGTGGTTATTTG